The following are from one region of the Nymphaea colorata isolate Beijing-Zhang1983 chromosome 7, ASM883128v2, whole genome shotgun sequence genome:
- the LOC116257222 gene encoding L-type lectin-domain containing receptor kinase V.9-like yields MYVGFSTGIQKLESKHYILAWSFVMDGKAPELDLSRLPSIPQDCTPLWKSFKLFLFISAALVALLFLIIMVGISYLTKRKRKLMFEKIDGWEMDYPHRLPYRKIYRATKGFEEELGKGGFGSVYKGPLPRSGIEVAVKRVSHGSKQGMREFVAEVSCLGRTRHRNLIQLHGWCRRGEDLLLVYEFMLNGSLDCHLFETEGSRLSWVQRFKIRKVIAFGLLYLHEE; encoded by the coding sequence ATGTATGTTGGATTCTCTACTGGCATTCAAAAGCTAGAAAGCAAGCACTATATCTTGGCATGGAGCTTCGTGATGGACGGAAAAGCACCAGAATTGGACCTCTCACGCCTTCCTTCTATTCCTCAGGATTGTACTCCACTATGGAAGtcttttaagttgttccttttcatttctgCAGCATTAGTGGCCCTGTTATTTCTCATCATCATGGTTGGCATATCTTATTTGaccaagaggaagaggaagctcATGTTTGAGAAGATAGATGGATGGGAGATGGACTACCCACATAGGCTCCCCTACAGGAAAATCTACAGGGCAACTAAAGGTTTCGAGGAAGAGTTGGGGAAAGGAGGCTTTGGCAGTGTCTACAAAGGTCCGCTGCCCAGAAGCGGAATCGAGGTTGCAGTGAAGAGAGTCTCACATGGTTCAAAGCAAGGAATGAGGGAATTTGTGGCAGAAGTGTCATGCTTGGGGAGGACAAGGCATAGAAACCTGATCCAATTGCATGGTTGGTGTAGACGAGGCGAAGATCTACTCCTGGTTTATGAGTTCATGCTGAATGGGAGTCTAGACTGTCATCTTTTTGAGACAGAAGGGAGCAGGTTGAGTTGGGTACAGAGGTTCAAGATTCGAAAGGTAATTGCTTTTGGCTTGCTGTATCTTCATGAAGAGTGA